In Nicotiana tabacum cultivar K326 chromosome 2, ASM71507v2, whole genome shotgun sequence, the following proteins share a genomic window:
- the LOC107786926 gene encoding uncharacterized protein LOC107786926 has protein sequence MSETDSSMSEMAAIDHNHPLYIRLSDTPSLVVVPVKLTSSENYGLWSRLMRIALMEKKKLGFVTGGVMYASDAHLVWEYLRERFNKELWHEYDVLVPFPNCCEKSKDHAENLHQQRVMQFLSGLNESYDQARRAISYASRKTKRKETISSQSPDTGNQNGWNGTNTGKPGWNNPNAGKHGGNGVGKPGGWRREPMAMINNADVSTSSVQDMGDSSSGAAEHKGYHYFTKDQYNQILSLLNKESGENQSNMVGTGEVKCLMSSFTQKSQEKEWVVDLGATHHITSDLELLTYIKCKRKTDRYRVHLPTGEQVDITHIGSTILLDKRKIKDVLYVPNFKFNFLSVAKLTKELKFNANFFLDLCVFQDLWNGKVKGIGKERGGLYVLRGPASRIKALNSISRASKDSELLTGLGIIHQSSCPYTPQQNGIVERRHRCILDTARALKFQGAIPIKY, from the exons ATGTCAGAGACTGATTCGTCAATGTCGGAGATGGCAGCAATTGACCACAATCATCCGCTATATATTAGACTTTCTGATACTCCTAGCTTAGTCGTGGTACCTGTGAAGCTCACAAGCTCGGAGAATTACGGGCTATGGAGTAGGTTGATGAGGATTGCACTTATGGAGAAGAAGAAATTAGGTTTTGTCACTG GTGGAGTCATGTATGCATCTGATGCACACCTCGTGTGGGAATATTTACGAGAAAGGTTCAATAAG gaGTTATGGCATGAGTATGATGTTTTGGTTCCATTTCCTAATTGCTGTGAGAAATCAAAAGATCATGCAGAAAATTTGCATCAACAAAGAGTTATGCAATTCTTGTCTGGTTTGAATGAGTCATATGATCAAGCTAGAAG AGCCATTAGCTATGCAAGCAGGAAGACGAAGAGGAAGGAGACAATATCTTCA CAGAGTCCTGACACTGGGAATCAGAATGGTTGGAATGGCACCAATACTGGTAAACCTGGATGGAATAATCCTAATGCTGGCAAGCATGGTGGCAATGGTGTTGGTAAACCAGGTGGTTGGAGAAGAGAACCTATGGCTATGATCAACAATGCAGATGTAAGTACATCTTCTGTGCAGGATATGGGAGATAGTTCATCTGGAGCTGCTGAGCACAAGGGATATCATTACTTCACCAAAGACCAATACAATCAAATTTTGAGTCTCTTGAACAAGGAATCTGGGGAGAATCAGTCAAATATGGTAGGTACAGGTGAGGTTAAGTGTTTGATGAGCAGCTTTACACAGAAATCACAGGAGAAGGAATGGGTTGTAGATTTAGGTGCTACCCATCACATCACTTCTGATTTAGAATTACTAACATATATTAAGTGTAAAAGGAAAACTGATAGATATAGGGTGCATCTTCCAACTGGAGAAcaggttgatattactcatattGGTAGTACAATCTTATTAGATAAGAGAAAGATTAAAGATGTGCTTTATGTTCCCAATTTCAAGTTTAATTTTCTCTCAGTAGCAAAGCTAACAAAGGAGCTGAAATTTAATGCCAATTTCTTTCTTGATTTGTGTGTGTTTCAGGATCTTTGGAATGGCAAGGTGAAGGGGATAGGTAAAGAAAGAGGAGGATTATATGTGCTTAGAGGACCGGCTAGCAGAATAAAGGCACTTAATTCTATAAGCAGGGCAAGCAAAGATTCAG AGCTATTAACAGGTCTTGGTATAATTCACCAAAGCAGCTGCCCTTATACTCCACAGCAGAATGGTATAGTGGAAAGAAGACACAGATGTATACTTGACACTGCAAGAGCTTTGAAATTTCAAGGAGCAATTCCAATCAAATACTGA